Proteins encoded in a region of the Populus nigra chromosome 3, ddPopNigr1.1, whole genome shotgun sequence genome:
- the LOC133688930 gene encoding large ribosomal subunit protein uL29y, which translates to MARIRVHELREKSKTELLAQLKELKAELALLRVAKVTGGAPNKLSKIKVVRLSIAQVLTVISQKQKSALREAYKNKKFLPLDLRPKKTRAIRRRLTKHQASLKTEREKKREIYFPIRKYAIKV; encoded by the exons ATGG CAAGGATAAGGGTTCATGAGTTGAGGGAAAAGTCCAAGACAGAGCTCCTAGCCCAGTTGAAGGAGCTCAAGGCAGAGCTAGCCCTCCTCCGTGTTGCTAAGGTTACTGGGGGTGCCCCAAACAAGCTCTCCAAGAT AAAGGTGGTGAGGTTGTCAATAGCGCAGGTGTTGACGGTGATATCACAGAAACAGAAATCCGCACTCAGGGAAGCTTACAAGAATAAGAAGTTTCTGCCTCTTGATCTTCGTCCCAAGAAAACCCGTGCCATTCGCCGACGTCTTACTAAACACCAG GCATCTTTGAAGACAGAACGTGAGAAGAAGAGGGAAATTTACTTCCCAATTAGAAAATATGCAATCAAAGTATAG
- the LOC133688439 gene encoding large ribosomal subunit protein uL29-like, with protein sequence MARIKVHELREKSKTELLAQLKELKAELALLRVAKVTGGAPNKLSKIKVVRLSIAQVLTVISQKQKAALREAYKNKKFLPLDLRPKKTRAIRRRLTKHQASLKTKREEKREMYFPMRKYAIKV encoded by the exons ATGG CAAGGATAAAGGTTCATGAGTTGAGGGAGAAGTCCAAGACAGAGCTGCTGGCCCAGCTGAAGGAGCTCAAAGCAGAGCTCGCTCTCCTCCGTGTTGCCAAGGTTACTGGCGGTGCCCCTAACAAGCTCTCCAAGAT AAAGGTGGTGAGGTTGTCAATAGCGCAGGTGTTGACTGTGATATCACAGAAACAGAAAGCCGCACTCAGGGAAGCTTACAAGAATAAGAAGTTTCTGCCTCTTGATCTCCGTCCCAAGAAAACTCGTGCCATTCGCAGACGTCTTACTAAACACCAG GCATCCTTGAAGACAAAACGTGAGGAAAAGAGGGAGATGTACTTCCCGATGAGAAAGTATGCAATCAAAGTTTAG
- the LOC133690355 gene encoding UDP-glucuronic acid decarboxylase 1-like, whose protein sequence is MMKQIHKQTSVNHRREDEIPTSTQSYSPKTLKHPRSIPYIFKEQRFLFILVGILIGSAFFIFQPTLSRLNPSTHSSIPTSIYHRHQDSSSGSSGFASKGSFPGRVPAAIGRKRLRIVVTGGAGFVGSHLVDKLISRGDEVIVIDNFFTGRKDNLVHLFGNPRFELIRHDVVDPILLEVDQIYHLACPASPVHYKYNPVKTIISNVMGTLNMLGLAKRVGARFLLTSTSEVYGDPLEHPQKETYWGNVNPIGERSCYDEGKRTAETLAMDYNRGADVEVRIARIFNTYGPRMCLDDGRVVSNFVAQAIRKQPMTVYGDGKQTRSFQYVSDLVDGLVALMEGEHVGPFNLGNPGEFTMLELAEVVKETIDSSATIEFRPNTADDPHKRKPDISKAKELLNWEPKISLREGLPLMVNDFRNRILEGDEGRGL, encoded by the exons ATGATGAAACAAATACACAAACAAACCAGCGTGAATCACAGGAGAGAAGATGAAATCCCAACTTCAACTCAATCTTACTCACCTAAGACACTAAAACACCCTAGATCCATTCCTTATATCTTCAAAGAACAACGCTTTCTTTTCATTCTTGTTGGCATTTTAATTGGTTCtgctttcttcattttccagcCCACTCTCTCCCGCCTTAATCCATCTACCCATTCTTCTATCCCCACTTCAATTTATCATCGCCACCAAGATTCCTCATCTGGGTCCTCAGGGTTTGCCTCGAAGGGATCGTTTCCAGGCCGGGTCCCAGCTGCGATCGGGAGGAAGAGGCTGCGTATTGTGGTTACTGGTGGGGCTGGATTTGTTGGGAGTCACTTGGTGGATAAATTGATCTCGCGGGGTGATGAGGTTATTgtgattgataatttttttactggGAGGAAAGATAATTTGGTTCATTTGTTTGGGAATCCGAGGTTTGAATTGATTAGACATGATGTTGTTGACCCTATTTTGTTAGAAGTTGATCAGATCTATCACTTGGCCTGTCCTGCTTCTCCGGTTCATTATAAGTACAATCCTGTCAAGACTAttatatc GAATGTGATGGGCACACTTAACATGTTGGGTTTGGCGAAGAGGGTAGGGGCGAGGTTTTTGTTAACGAGTACGAGTGAGGTTTATGGTGATCCACTTGAGCATCCGCAGAAGGAGACTTATTGGGGAAATGTGAATCCAATAG GTGAGAGGAGTTGCTATGATGAAGGTAAACGGACTGCAGAAACATTAGCCATGGATTATAATCGAGGTGCAGATGTTGAG GTGCGTATTGCTCGCATTTTTAATACGTACGGGCCTCGCATGTGCTTGGATGATGGACGTGTTGTCAGTAATTTTGTTGCTCAG GCCATCCGCAAACAACCAATGACTGTATATGGTGATGGGAAACAAACTAGGAGCTTCCAATATGTTTCTGATCTG GTTGATGGGCTGGTGGCACTAATGGAAGGCGAGCATGTGGGACCTTTCAACCTTGGCAATCCAGGAGAGTTCACTATGCTAGAGCTCGCAGAG GTTGTCAAAGAGACTATTGATTCAAGTGCAACAATAGAATTCAGACCAAACACTGCTGATGATCCACATAAGAGGAAACCAGATATTAGCAAAGCAAAGGAGTTGCTGAACTGGGAGCCAAAAATTTCTTTGAGAGAAGGATTGCCTCTCATGGTGAATGACTTCCGGAATCGCATTCTGGAAGGAGATGAAGGGAGAGGGCTTTAA